Genomic window (Flavobacteriales bacterium):
GATGTACATCGCCGACGGCCACCACCGCTGTGCCAGCAGCGCACGGCTGGCGGACTGCCTTCACGCCGACCCTCAAGGCCCCAAGTCTGCGTTCTTGGCCTTCATGGTGCCGGAGCGCCAGTTGCACATCTACAATTACGACCGCACCGTGAAAGGACTCAACGGACTTTCCGAAGAAGCCTTTCTGACAGAACTGCGCAAGGTGGGCACATTGACCCCGCTATCGGGCGGCCCGGGAGAACCGGATCCGCAAAGCGTCCAGGTCCATGTAAAAAGCGGCTGGTATGCACTGGCTTTGCCGAAGACTTCCGGGAACAACCCCGTGGACGCCTTGGACGCGGCAGTGTTGAGCGAGGCCGTGCTGGGCCCTGTGCTGGGCATCAGCGACCTGCGCACCGATCCGCGCATCCGCTTCGTACCCGGCACCCACGACACTTCCGAACTGGAACAGGCGATAAGCAGCGGTAAAGCCGACGTGGCCTTCCATTTACGCGCGGTCACCTTCAATGAAATGAGGACCGTGGCCGACAGCGGTAGATGCATGCCTCCGAAGACCACCTGGATCGAACCCAAGCTGCGCAGCGGCCTCACCATTTATTCCTTGGAAGACCACTGATGGACACCGTGGCGCTTGCTGAGCGATATGCCCGCGTGAAAGGCGCGCTACCGGAGCACGTGAAGTTGATCGCCGTGAGCAAAAAGCGCACGGCAGAAGAGATCCAGAGGCTGTATGACCTGGGCCAGCGCGCATTCGGCGAGAATTATCCGCAGGAACTACGGGACAAACAGCCGGAGCTTCCGGAGGATATTGAGTGGCACTTCATCGGCCATTTGCAGACCAACAAGGTGAAATACATCGCTTCCTTCGTGCATCTCGTTCATGGTGTGGACCGCGAAGCGTTGTTGGACGAGCTGAACAAGCGGGCGGCCACTTCCGGAAGGACGATCGGTGTGCTGTTGCAGGTCCACATCGCCCAAGAGGAGACTAAGCACGGTTTTCTGCCGGATGAAATTCGCGCCCTCTGCGCTGGCGGTGACCTGCAGAGCCGCTGGCCGGCACTGCGTTTCCGGGGCTTGATGGGCATGGCCACCAACACGGAGGACCTCGGTCAAGTGCGGCGTGAATTCGAGGGCTTGGCCGCTCTGCGGAAGGAACTAATAAAGGGCGGGACGGTGAATGCGTTGCTCTTCACCGAGCTGAGCATGGGCATGAGCGGGGATGTTGAGGAAGCCGTGGCAGCGGGCAGCACGATGGTGCGCATCGGCACGGCCATCTTCGGGGAACGTGGATAAATACGGATCGGGTCCAGAGCCAGTTCAGGATCTCTTGGGCGATGGGCCGCGAGACTATTTTTCGATCAGGCGAAGCCGGAAGATCATCGCGTAGCGGGCCTACGGGTTGATCTTCCGGCGAAGCATGGGCGGAAAAGAGACCGGGGGGCCGCGTTCGAAGAGAACTTGAACAGGCTCTTAGGCAACCCACTGGGGCTGAAGGCGTCTTTCCATCGTACCTTCGATAGACCCAAGCCCGTTTCCCATGACCTACAAGTACTTTCCCGCAACCCTTTCCGCCTGTATTTTGGTCGCGACGGGCGTTCATGCACAACGCAACTTGGAGGTGGGGATCGCCATGGGCGCGGACCATTTCTCCGGGGACCTCGGCAACTATGATGGCGCGGTGCAATGGAACGGCATACGCCCCGGGATGAAGGTCACGTTCCGTGACTACCTCAACAACCCCAAGCGCTATATCACCCGGGCGTTGACCACGGAGACCACGCTGAGCTGGCACCGTATAGGCTATAACGAAGCCTCTCCCACTGGCGGCAAGTCAGGCACCGAGCTCCGCAACTACAGGCGGGGTCTGAACTTCCGGAACGACCTGTTCGGCATCAGCCAACACTTGGTCCTGAACATGTACAGGGAACCCTTTCAGGCCCTGTACCAGCAAAAATTCTTTGCCTATTCCTACATCGGCATCGGGCTGTTCTATGGCCGACCGAAGGCTGATCTGTTCAATGGTTCAGCGGACCTTTCCAACCGGTACTACGCATGGGAGGACGGCACGATCCGGGACAGGCCGCGCGGCGAGGAGAATGCCAACGTGATCGGTCAGGACGGTACCTATGAGACCGATCTGTACAGTTGGGTGACCGAGGGGAGCGGCGGAGGTCGGGAAGCCAGTGTATTGAGCAAGCCGCCCAGCCCTTGGCACGTGGGCGTTCCGATCGGTTTCGGGGTGCGCTATTTGGTGACCAAACAGATGTCGGTGGGCATGGAATTCAGCTACTACATGTTCTTCACCGACATGCTGGACGCGGTGAGCGACCGCTACGCCACCTATTCGGAGATCGGCCAGGTGTATACGGACAGCACCCAGCAATACATGGCGCGCTACATCAGCGACCCCACCGGCTGGGGCACCAACGGCAAGGAAAGCCTGTTCACCAGCCGCCGTGGCAATCCCGGCCTTCCGGATTCCTTCAGCTACTTCAGCGTGGAGGTCAGCTGGACGTTCAAGCGCAGCCCCATGCGCCGGAGCTTCGTGAGCCTCTGATCGGCCTAGTCCTTCTTCGGTGCGGCCTTCGCGGCGGTCTTCTTCTTAGGCTTCTTGGCAACGGGAGGTTTTGCGGCGGCTTTGATATCGGCGGCAACCTTCGCTGCGGCCAAGGCCATGCGCCTTTCGGTCACGGCCTTGCGTTTGGCCCGCGTATCGCTGGACTTGGCCGTGGTCTTTCCGTGCTTGCTCTTTCCCCTGCGCTGGGTGGCTCTCTTGGTCGTCATGATGTCTAGCGGTTTGCTGGCAAGCTACCGGAAAAACGGGGACCCGGACCGAATGCCCAAGGCCATTGGGTCTTGTACCCTTGGGCGCGACTTCAAACGAATGCTTCAACCACGGATGCACGCTCAACCATGGTCAGGTGCAGGATGAAGATCCGATAACCCACGCTCCTCACGCTCCCGCAAGTCTTCCCGGCCCAACCATAAAGTGAGCTCCTGAGCCAAACAGGCCGGGGCGACTTGTGGGTATGCTCTCCGGAGTCGACTCAGGCACAGAAGCCTCCAGCAGTCTTCAGACTGCCACATGGAACTATCTTCGGAGCTGCATGAGCCGCAGCTACAAATTCCACGACCCCGAAGGCACCTACTTCCTCACGCTCCCGCAAGTCTTCCCGGCCCAACCATAAAGTGAGCTCCTGAGCCAAACAGGCCGGGGCGACTTGTGGGTATGCTCTCCGGAGTCGACTCAGGCACAGAAGCCTCCAGCAGTCTTCAGACTGCCACACGGAACTACCTTCGGAGCTGCATGAGCCGCAGCTACAAATTCCACGACCCCGAAGGCACCTACTTCATCTCCTTCGCGACCGTAGAGTGGGTGGACGTGTTCACCCGTCGTGAATACAAGGACATTGTTGTGGAGAGCCTGAGGCATTGCCAGGAGAAGAAAGGACTGCTGCTCTATGCTTGGGTGATCATGAGCAACCATGTGCATTTGATCGCGGCGGCGGCGGGAGGCCATGCGTTGCCGGACATCCTTCGGGACCTGAAGAAATTCACGTCCTCGCAGATCTTGAAGGCCCTTGTCGAGAATGGTCAAGAAAGCCGCAAAGCGTGGATGCTACCGATCTTTGCCAAGGCCGGCGCGGCCAACCCCAACAACACGCATTACCAGCTTTGGCGCCAGGACAACCGGCCGATACAGTTGATCACTGCGGAAGTGATCATACAGAAGTTGAACTACTTGCACGATAACCCGGTGGTGGAAGGTTATGTGGAACAGGCTGAAGACTATGTTTACAGTTCAGCACCGGCCATTGCGGGAAAGCCGGGTCTGCTTAAATTGGAGCCGTACTAAAGACTCGGTGTGAAGTCCGAAGACTTCACCGATGAGCATGCGTGAAAGCATCGTACACCACCCACAAGTCGCCACGGCTGAGCATGCTGGAACGCCAACTCTTGTTGGCCGTGAAGACTTGCGGGAGCGCTGGGACAAGTAGTCGCTTTTAATCCAGCTACTACACAAGCCCGCAAACCGTTGACCCCCATTCCACCAAAAGCGCGGAACGGAGTTCAACATATAAGTGACCATGCTGTTCAAGGAACTCGCAGGGCATCGGATCGCGTTGGTGTAGTGCGGATCGTTGGCGACCGGGGTTGCGGTGGATGGTTGGTTCAGGATGACCGGGACTGCGGGTCGGGGCCCGCAGTGACGTACGACCGTCGGAACCGTTGTGACGTAAGACCGTCAGAACCGCTGTGACGTGCGCTTGCTGGAGCGAGGGAGATCGACTGAGCAGATCGGTTCCAGGTTGATCGAACGATCCACTTGTGGAAAACTGATCACTCCTTTCCGACCTGCTCCGGGTAACTTCGTGGCCCTCGCCCCCAAGTCCCGAAATGCAATTCTCCCACCTCCACGTCCACACCCAATACTCACTTCTCGACGGCGCCAGCAACATCAGCGCCTTGTTCAAGAAAGCGGCGGCGGACAGGCAGCCGGCGGTGGCCATCACCGACCATGGCAACATGTTCGGCGCCTTCAAGTTCGTGGCCGAGGCAGGGAAGCATAGGAACGAGGACGGCACTCCAAAAGTGAAGCCCATCGTAGGCTGCGAGTTCTACTTGGTGGAGGACCGCCACAAGAAAGCCTTCACACGGGAGGACAAGGACCAGCGCTACCACCAGCTGATGCTGGCGAAGAACGCCATCGGCTACATGAACCTCAGCAAGCTTTGCTCACTCGGATACATCGAGGGCTACTACAGCAAGTATCCGCGCATCGACAAGGAACTCGTCCTGCAGCATCACGAAGGGTTGATCGCAACCACCTGCTGCTTGGCGGCGAGCGTGCCGCGCACCATCCTACGCAAGGGCGAGGCCGCTGGTGAAGTAGAGTTCAAGTGGTGGCTGGACCTCTTCGGCGACGACTATTACATCGAGCTGCAGCGCCATGGTATTGAGGACCAAGACAAGGTGAACGCCGTGCTGCTGAAGTGGGCCGTGAAGTACAATGTGCCCATCATCGCCAGCAACGACAGCCACTACGTGGATCAGCAGGATGCCAACGCGCACGACATCCTGCTCTGCCTGAACACGGGCGAGAAGCAAAGCACGCCCAAGGCCACGGACGCCGATGCGGAGAACGGCACCACCAAGGGCAAGCGCTTCGCCTTCAGCAATGATGAGTTCTACTTCAAGTCGAAGGCGCAGATGCTGGAGCGCTTCAGCGACGTTCCGCAGGCGTTGGACAACACCAACTTGATCGTCGATAAGATCGAGACGTTGAAGTTGAAGAAGGATATTCTGCTTCCGAATTTTGAGATCCCGGTGGGCTTTGCGGACCAGGATGCGTTCCTGCGGCACATGACCTATGAGGGTGCTGTCCGGAGGTATTTGGGAGGTAACGGGGGTAATGGAGGTGAGGGAGGTGAGGGTATTGAGCCTGGTCTTGTTGGCGGGATCGACTCGTTGGACCCGAAGATCAAGGAGCGCTTGGACTTCGAGCTGTTCACCATCAGGACGATGGGCTTTGCGGGCTACTTTTTGATCACGCAGGATTTCATCAACCACGGCCGCGACATCGGGGTGGTGATCGGCCCCGGCCGTGGCAGCGCGGCGGGCAGCGCGGTGGCCTACTGCATCGGCATCACCAACATCGACCCGATCAAGTACGACCTGCTGTTCGAGCGCTTCCTTAACCCGGACCGCAAGAGCATGCCCGATATCGACACGGACTTCGACGACGAAGGCCGCCAGCGCGTGATCGACTACGTGGTGGAGAAGTACGGCAAGAACCAGGTGGCGCAGATCATCACCTACGGCAGCATCGCGGCCAAGAGCAGCATCCGCGACGTGGCGCGCGTGCTGGACCTGCCGCTGAACGAGGCCGACCGCTTGGCGAAGCTGGTGCCCGAAAGGCCCGGTATCAATCTCGGCCGCCTTTTGCATGCCCCGCTTGAGGGCCCCGGCAGCCTGAAGGAAAGGGAGAACCTGAGCAGCGACGAGATCGCCAACGTGAAGCAATTGCGCGAGGTGCAGCAAAGCGGCGAAGCCACGGCGGACGTGCTGAACGAGGCCGAAAAGCTCGAAGGCTCCGTGCGCGGCACCGGCATCCACGCGGCGGGGATCATCATCGCGCCGAGCGATCTCACGGACATCATCCCCGTGTGCATCAGCAAGGAATCCACCCTCCTGCTCACCCAGTACGACGGGCGCGTGATCGAGGATGCGGGCGTGATCAAGATGGACTTCCTCGGCCTGAAGACGCTCACCATCCTTCGCGATGCGCTGCGGATGATCAAGGCGAACCACGGCATCGACATCGCC
Coding sequences:
- a CDS encoding transposase — encoded protein: MSRSYKFHDPEGTYFISFATVEWVDVFTRREYKDIVVESLRHCQEKKGLLLYAWVIMSNHVHLIAAAAGGHALPDILRDLKKFTSSQILKALVENGQESRKAWMLPIFAKAGAANPNNTHYQLWRQDNRPIQLITAEVIIQKLNYLHDNPVVEGYVEQAEDYVYSSAPAIAGKPGLLKLEPY
- a CDS encoding YggS family pyridoxal phosphate-dependent enzyme, with translation MALAERYARVKGALPEHVKLIAVSKKRTAEEIQRLYDLGQRAFGENYPQELRDKQPELPEDIEWHFIGHLQTNKVKYIASFVHLVHGVDREALLDELNKRAATSGRTIGVLLQVHIAQEETKHGFLPDEIRALCAGGDLQSRWPALRFRGLMGMATNTEDLGQVRREFEGLAALRKELIKGGTVNALLFTELSMGMSGDVEEAVAAGSTMVRIGTAIFGERG
- a CDS encoding DUF1015 domain-containing protein — translated: MIHVRPFRAWRPAPHTAHLVGSRSFLNYSTEQLREKLAGNPYTFLHIVYADHDRHGLTRAEHFDGVRRKFTEFTEKHILQREEHPAFYLYEQSCGAFTSRGIIGAVAVTDYREGRVKVHEQTLATREELFSDYLDHTGINAEPVLLAVPDAPDLEAALDDIAQRPTLYDFCTTDQVRHRFWKVDAPEELVALGGHFKRMPAMYIADGHHRCASSARLADCLHADPQGPKSAFLAFMVPERQLHIYNYDRTVKGLNGLSEEAFLTELRKVGTLTPLSGGPGEPDPQSVQVHVKSGWYALALPKTSGNNPVDALDAAVLSEAVLGPVLGISDLRTDPRIRFVPGTHDTSELEQAISSGKADVAFHLRAVTFNEMRTVADSGRCMPPKTTWIEPKLRSGLTIYSLEDH
- the dnaE gene encoding DNA polymerase III subunit alpha, which encodes MQFSHLHVHTQYSLLDGASNISALFKKAAADRQPAVAITDHGNMFGAFKFVAEAGKHRNEDGTPKVKPIVGCEFYLVEDRHKKAFTREDKDQRYHQLMLAKNAIGYMNLSKLCSLGYIEGYYSKYPRIDKELVLQHHEGLIATTCCLAASVPRTILRKGEAAGEVEFKWWLDLFGDDYYIELQRHGIEDQDKVNAVLLKWAVKYNVPIIASNDSHYVDQQDANAHDILLCLNTGEKQSTPKATDADAENGTTKGKRFAFSNDEFYFKSKAQMLERFSDVPQALDNTNLIVDKIETLKLKKDILLPNFEIPVGFADQDAFLRHMTYEGAVRRYLGGNGGNGGEGGEGIEPGLVGGIDSLDPKIKERLDFELFTIRTMGFAGYFLITQDFINHGRDIGVVIGPGRGSAAGSAVAYCIGITNIDPIKYDLLFERFLNPDRKSMPDIDTDFDDEGRQRVIDYVVEKYGKNQVAQIITYGSIAAKSSIRDVARVLDLPLNEADRLAKLVPERPGINLGRLLHAPLEGPGSLKERENLSSDEIANVKQLREVQQSGEATADVLNEAEKLEGSVRGTGIHAAGIIIAPSDLTDIIPVCISKESTLLLTQYDGRVIEDAGVIKMDFLGLKTLTILRDALRMIKANHGIDIAIDDIPLDDPKTFALYQRAETNGTFQFESGGMQKYLRELKPDQFGDLIAMNALYRPGPIEYIPSFIKRKHGQEEIVYELPEMEELLKETYGVTVYQEQVMLLSQKLAGFTKGDADVLRKAMGKKDRATLDKMKGKFLEGTSTKGLDAKVCAKVWTDWEAFAQYAFNKSHSTCYAFVAYQTTWLKANYPAEFMASVLTHSQSAIDKVTFFMEECRRMGIPVLGPDVNESGFQFSVNKQGQIRFGLGAVKGVGEGAVDAIVSERQSERGPYVSVYDLMRRVNLRSANRKSLESLAYAGAFDGLGGMHRAHFFFSPGEGKPTFIETLVRYGQQHQDGADSSQVNMFDMSEEGAAIPEPMLPPAEPWSALEQLHHEKEVIGFYLSGHPLDDHRIEIKHLCNAQLPQLADLKSVAGRELCMAGIVTKAEHRIAKSGKPFGSFSMEDHYGKHDFMLFSEDYMKFKLYLQAGTLLLLKGRAMERTWGRDEGQLEFKISNIDLLSDAREKYITKLILKMDAARVNEELSRELSDILAENKGTCKVLISLVDSGENIMVDAPSKARTVAITNELTDRLDNLVDLKWSLS